The stretch of DNA CAACGTGGTGGTGCCTCCCTGCGCGTTCGTCGACATGCAGGTGCCGCGTGGGGTGAGCCACCAGTTCAACGCGATCGGACCCCACGCGGTGATCGACTCGGTGCATCCCGAGGAGTCCATCGAGGTGTTCCGCGAGTCGATGTCCGGCTATCGCATGATGGCGCAGACCCAGTTCCTGGCGGATACTCTGCCCGACGCGCAGTCGTGCGCGTTGGACCGAGAGTAGGACGCCGCGCCGGTCTCAGAGCTCCGCGACGTCGATCGGATCGCCGGGCGGGACGATCGAGACGTGGGTGGCAGCGCGGACTACGACGCTACAGACCGGACGGGACCGTCTTTCCCTTCACCGTGACGACGACCTTGCCGGTCTTCGTGTCGTAGGTGATCTTGCCGTGCTCGAACGTCGCCTCTTCACGGTCGCCGACGGTGTGCACGTCACTGGTGGGAACGCCCAGCGGACCCGCGGAACCGTTGCTGCCGGTCTGCGACGGCGCGCCGGACGCGTCGCGCTCGATGTTCCAGGCCTCACGGATCTTGCCCCAGACGATGTACGCGGGCGTGCCGTCGTCGTCGTTCGCGGCGACGATCGCACCGCCCTCGAACTGCTGGAACACGACTCCGCTGGCGCGCTTCTCGCCGTTGTGGTCGCCGGTCAGCACCAGCCCGAGCTGCTCCTTCTGCGCGGGTGTCGCCGCCGCGTACTTGACGGCGATCGGGCCGGTGAGCGTCACCTTCACATCGCGCTGTCCGACGATGGTCACGTCGGTCGAATCGGCCGACTCCGTCGACGTCGCGGTCGGGGTCGTCGACGCCGGCGCCTCCGACGAGGTCCGCGCGGCTTCCGACGTCGCCGACACCGTCGTCGTCAACGACGACGGCGCCGCATGATCGTCGGAGCCGCTGTCGGAACATCCGGTCGCGATCACCGCGGCCGCGGCCAGTCCGGATACGAACATCCCTCGGCGGTATGCCACCGTCGTCATCAGAAATCCCCTCGGGTCGTCGCGCCGACACGGGAGTGTCGGCGGTCACTCGGTACGCACCGACTGTACCCAGACCACCGCTGGCGATCCGACGGCGGGCCACGTTCGTCCGCG from Gordonia humi encodes:
- a CDS encoding LGFP repeat-containing protein — its product is MTTVAYRRGMFVSGLAAAAVIATGCSDSGSDDHAAPSSLTTTVSATSEAARTSSEAPASTTPTATSTESADSTDVTIVGQRDVKVTLTGPIAVKYAAATPAQKEQLGLVLTGDHNGEKRASGVVFQQFEGGAIVAANDDDGTPAYIVWGKIREAWNIERDASGAPSQTGSNGSAGPLGVPTSDVHTVGDREEATFEHGKITYDTKTGKVVVTVKGKTVPSGL